A region of Lycium barbarum isolate Lr01 chromosome 3, ASM1917538v2, whole genome shotgun sequence DNA encodes the following proteins:
- the LOC132632412 gene encoding kunitz-type trypsin inhibitor alpha chain-like has translation MKISGILLLFFTLFQVIKADEAVLDTDKDEVRPGNNYYILPATTGKGGGLTLAKGENGSCPLDVFQAQNSKSVGLPIKLLMVNSSSGLIININEDINIKFAAPRYVSMCNKSIVWEVDKGFVTTDGTQGGMHDTSSCLFTIQKYEDAYAIQFCPRATGCSFVCPRLKCGYIGIKPAANGARRLAVNAPVFKIVFKKAY, from the coding sequence ATGAAGATATCAGGGATTTTGTTGCTTTTTTTCACCTTATTCCAAGTTATAAAAGCTGATGAAGCAGTTCTTGATACTGATAAAGACGAAGTCCGTCCAGgcaacaactactacatattaCCGGCCACCACTGGCAAAGGTGGCGGCCTAACGCTTGCAAAAGGAGAAAACGGGAGCTGCCCTCTCGACGTTTTTCAAGCGCAGAATTCGAAAAGCGTAGGCCTTCCTATAAAATTATTGATGGTGAATTCATCCTCTGGGCTAATAATCAACATAAATGAGGACATAAATATCAAATTTGCAGCACCAAGGTACGTGTCGATGTGCAATAAATCAATTGTTTGGGAAGTGGACAAAGGGTTTGTGACCACTGATGGAACTCAGGGTGGGATGCATGACACGTCCTCATGTTTATTTACGATTCAGAAATATGAAGATGCATATGCTATACAGTTTTGTCCTAGAGCTACAGGTTGTTCTTTTGTTTGTCCAAGGTTGAAGTGTGGGTATATTGGTATTAAACCTGCCGCAAATGGAGCGAGGCGTTTGGCTGTGAACGCTCCGGTTTTCAAGATTGTGTTCAAGAAGGCCTACTAA